In Zea mays cultivar B73 chromosome 7, Zm-B73-REFERENCE-NAM-5.0, whole genome shotgun sequence, the following proteins share a genomic window:
- the LOC103632614 gene encoding proton pump-interactor BIP103, translating to MGMEVVGAEAAPAEVKISDGEVNLFQEKESKATAKEREEAAVFGSETTANVTDLAPPKDAKDEWPEPKQTYVFYFIKIRSFEDPKLRVKLEQADKEFQKKIQARSKLIEAVRAKKAERSSIIAELKPLSAENKQYNEVVNEKIKEMEPLRNSLGKFREENNAMRAQSAGLCSSIEELDLTIKMLNDRMVHESIPLSEEKRLVKEIKDLEKTRSKVISNAANRAKLQGTVVEKEAIQDQVKIIGEGIDGIKKERQAVRSKIKVLEDELKLVDAEIGLLQEDLDAATARKDKAYESLQELRAVRDAKNASSMHNRTVLTRARDYSSRNMLTELQELHKTEVDKFMTQWCESKAFREDYEKRILTSLNSRQLTRDGRMRNPDEKPIFIESQAPAPAPEPIPVKLPAKQAKEVPAPQADDAPKTEAPSKGPVKSHKAKAALDADDDYEAEPLKEKAKPTEADVAKLKEIKRQEEIEKNKLALERKKKQAEKQAAKAAARAQKEAEKKLKKEEKKAKKKSGAADTDEPSESDAKSDEAMEAPVEQEVAPASTMIKKEQKESARHRNVVSKAPPPKAILKRKKAQSYWSWAGPAAMVAAVLVALLAVLGYYQYYLPANASN from the exons ATGGGAATGGAGGTCGTTGGTGCTGAAGCAGCACCAGCAGAGGTCAAAATATCCGATGGAGAAGTGAATCTATTCCAAGAGAAGGAAAGCAAAGCAACTGCAAAAGAACGTGAGGAGGCAGCTGTTTTTGGTTCAGAGACAACTGCGAATGTCACTGATCTGGCACCTCCAAAGGATGCGAAGGATGAGTGGCCTGAACCGAAGCAAACTTatgtcttctacttcatcaagatCCGCTCATTTGAGGATCCTAAACTGAGGGTAAAACTCGAGCAGGCTGACAAAGAATTCCAGAAGAAGATCCAAGCTCGTTCTAAACTTATTGAGGCAGTAAGAGCCAAGAAG GCAGAGCGTTCCAGTATTATCGCAGAGTTGAAGCCATTGAGTGCTGAGAACAAACAATATAATGAAGTTGTGAATGAGAAGATAAAAGAGATGGAGCCTCTTCGAAACAGCTTGGGAAAGTTTCGTGAGGAAAACAATGCCATGAGGGCACAGAGTGCAGGCTTATGCTCTTCCATCGAAGAGCTTGACCTAACG ATCAAGATGCTGAATGAtcgcatggtacatgaaagcataccTTTATCTGAGGAGAAGCGTCTAGTGAAAGAAATTAAGGACCTTGAGAAAACCAGATCGAAAGTCATCTCTAATGCTGCTAACAGGGCTAAATTGCAAGGTACAGTGGTTGAAAAAGAGGCTATACAGGACCAGGTCAAA ATCATCGGGGAGGGCATTGATGGAATAAAGAAGGAAAGACAGGCAGTAAGATCTAAGATTAAGGTCCTGGAGGATGAGCTAAAACTTGTTGATGCTGAGATTGGATTGCTTCAAGAAGATTTAGATGCAGCAACTGCCAGAAAGGATAAGGCATATGAATCGTTGCAAGAATTGAGAGCAGTGCGTGATGCAAAA AACGCATCCTCCATGCATAACCGTACAGTTTTAACCAGAGCTAGGGATTATTCTTCAAGGAATATGCTGACAGAATTGCAAGAGCTCCACAAAACTGAG GTCGACAAGTTCATGACCCAATGGTGTGAAAGTAAGGCCTTCAGAGAGGACTACGAGAAGAGAATCCTCACATCCCTAAATAGCCGACAGCTGACTCGAGATGGTCGGATGAGGAATCCTGATGAGAAGCCCATATTTATCGAGTCACAGGCGCCAGCTCCAGCTCCAGAGCCCATCCCTGTAAAATTGCCTGCAAAACAAGCCAAGGAAGTGCCTGCTCCCCAGGCAGATGATGCTCCCAAGACTGAAGCTCCTTCGAAAGGACCTGTCAAGTCGCACAAGGCAAAAGCTGCTCTTGATGCTGATGATGATTATGAGGCCGAGCCCCTGAAGGAGAAGGCAAAGCCTACGGAGGCTGATGTGGCTAAGTTGAAAGAGATCAAGAGGCAGGAGGAGATTGAGAAGAACAAGCTTGCATTGGAGAGGAAGAAGAAGCAGGCTGAGAAGCAAGCAGCAAAAGCCGCGGCCCGGGCACAGAAggaagctgagaagaagctgaAG AAAGAGGAGAAGAAAGCCAAGAAGAAATCTGGCGCAGCTGACACTGATGAGCCCTCAGAATCGGACGCCAAGTCTGATGAAGCCATGGAAGCCCCAGTGGAGCAGGAAGTGGCCCCAGCTTCCACCATGATAAAGAAGGAACAGAAGGAGAGTGCCCGGCACAGGAACGTGGTCAGCAAGGCCCCACCACCCAAGGCGATCCTGAAGAGGAAGAAGGCGCAGTCCTACTGGTCATGGGCTGGCCCAGCTGCCATGGTGGCTGCCGTGCTGGTTGCCCTCCTCGCGGTGCTGGGATACTACCAGTACTACCTCCCAGCGAATGCCAGCAACTGA